In the Granulosicoccus antarcticus IMCC3135 genome, GCTGTCCGACAATCAATTCTTCGCGACGGTACGCCGGACACGGGATGTGCGCTAAAGGTTATACCCAGAGAGACCTGGTTACAGCTGCCATGCTTCAACCATATGCATCGCTTTTTGCCGGCGCTGGTTCAACAGACCGGTGGAGATGTCATCGTGCAGAAAGTTTCTCATCGTTCGCGTCAGTTTGATGAGTCAAAATATGCCATGCGTAACAGGGTCGGTGCCGGTCTTATCGATATGGCCGGAGTGCTGTGGCTTGGTTACCGGACACGTATTACTCAAGTCAGGGAATTGTCTGATGAGCAGGACTGAGGTTGTCAGTCTGAGCAACTGCATGCATTGAAGATGGGCAATTCTGATGTGGCTACTGCTACCGTTGCTACGCAGCCATCCGTTCTCTGGAGCATTCTGCGTGGCGTCGGCAAGCTGCTGTTTCTGGTTCTGATTCTCTGGTTTCTGCATGAGATGATGCCGGCTTCAGACACTCTGATGGCGGCTTGGCAGCGGTGGCTTGCCGGAGATCCAACCTCGACTCTGTTGCTGTTCATTGGTGGTGGCATTCTTTTCGTGGCCTTGGGCTTGCCTCGGCAGACGCTTGCCTTATTAGGTGGCTATGTCTACGGAACACTGTCCGGATGCTTATTGGCTCTGCTGGTCACTCTGGCTGGCAGTGTGCTGACCTATGCGGTGGCCAGAAGACTTGGGCGTCCTCTGTTGCAGCGGCGCTTTCCTGCACAAATTGCCAAATTTGATGACTGGACTGCGGATCATGTCTTCGCCAAAACACTCGCACTTCGACTTTTTCCCGTCGGTAGCAATCTGGCAACCAATATTGCCGCTGGTGTCAGTCATGCTCCACCCAGGCCTTTTTTCCTGGCGTCGCTGCTAGGTTTTGTACCGCAAACTGCGGTATTTGCCTTGAGTGGCACAGCCGTTGGGGATTCCAGTCTGTTTCACATGCTGATGGCTATTGCTCTTCTGATCGTATCCATTGTCACGGGTGGATACGTTGTTAACGTCTGGCGGCATCGTAATTCAT is a window encoding:
- a CDS encoding TVP38/TMEM64 family protein, giving the protein MGNSDVATATVATQPSVLWSILRGVGKLLFLVLILWFLHEMMPASDTLMAAWQRWLAGDPTSTLLLFIGGGILFVALGLPRQTLALLGGYVYGTLSGCLLALLVTLAGSVLTYAVARRLGRPLLQRRFPAQIAKFDDWTADHVFAKTLALRLFPVGSNLATNIAAGVSHAPPRPFFLASLLGFVPQTAVFALSGTAVGDSSLFHMLMAIALLIVSIVTGGYVVNVWRHRNS